In Lutra lutra chromosome 6, mLutLut1.2, whole genome shotgun sequence, the following are encoded in one genomic region:
- the STX11 gene encoding syntaxin-11, producing the protein MKDRLAELVELTKNYDQQFADGDDDFDSPHEDIVFETDHILESLYRDIQDLQNENQLLMTDVKRLGKQNARFLTSMRRLSSIKRDTNSIAKDIKARGENIHRKLRAMKALSEEAEARHGPNSAVARISRAQYSALTRTFQSAMHEYNQAEMKQRANCKIRIQRQLEIMGKDVSGDQIEDMFEQGKWDVFSENLLADLKGARAALNEIESRHRELLRLESRIRDVHELFLQMAVLVEEQADTLNVIELNVEKTLDYTGQAKAQVRKAVQYKKKNPCRTLCCFCCPCLN; encoded by the coding sequence ATGAAGGACCGGCTAGCTGAACTTGTGGAGTTAACCAAGAACTATGACCAGCAGTTCGCAGACGGGGACGATGACTTTGACTCGCCCCACGAGGACATCGTATTCGAGACGGACCACATCCTGGAGTCGTTGTACCGAGACATCCAGGACCTTCAGAACGAAAACCAGCTGCTGATGACCGATGTGAAGCGGCTGGGAAAGCAGAACGCCCGCTTCCTCACGTCCATGCGGCGCCTCAGCAGCATCAAGCGCGACACCAACTCCATCGCCAAGGACATCAAGGCCCGGGGCGAGAACATCCACCGCAAGCTGCGCGCCATGAAGGCGCTGAGCGAGGAGGCCGAGGCCCGGCACGGCCCCAACTCGGCGGTGGCGCGCATCTCGCGGGCGCAGTACAGCGCGCTCACGCGCACCTTCCAGAGCGCCATGCACGAGTACAACCAGGCCGAGATGAAGCAGCGCGCCAACTGCAAGATCCGCATCCAGCGCCAGCTCGAGATCATGGGCAAGGACGTCTCGGGCGACCAGATCGAGGACATGTTCGAGCAGGGCAAGTGGGACGTATTCTCTGAGAACTTGCTCGCCGACCTGAAGGGCGCGCGGGCGGCCCTCAACGAGATCGAGAGCCGCCACCGCGAGCTGCTGCGGCTGGAGAGCCGCATCCGCGACGTGCACGAGCTCTTCTTGCAGATGGCGGTGCTGGTGGAGGAGCAGGCCGACACCCTGAACGTCATCGAGCTCAACGTGGAGAAGACCCTGGACTACACTGGTCAGGCCAAGGCGCAGGTGCGCAAGGCGGTGCAGTACAAGAAGAAGAACCCCTGCCGGaccctctgctgcttctgctgcccCTGCCTCAACTAG